In Leptospiraceae bacterium, one DNA window encodes the following:
- a CDS encoding CHAT domain-containing protein, which translates to MIKIRILAKYSYKNNFTEFPDAEIFIEDQENLKGGVEEIRVVSGALIKNYIKEWNVYVKRILILKQNSPDDLLVDKEIQSKLIKKSNSLKSLLFQNLEPFGSIHKLNSSRPILFVTDPEFAAVPYEILPSNKNLLYKNNPVIRQIRSERVEKSRHKKKGILLVSNFHENKIITESVKEECYKIKEILSSKFKEDDLISLSDRNLTRSRFLEELPNISYLHYAGHSERSGIQFSDGEMLTDTEIGKLGLGNLKIVFFNSCFSGFHSKEIVGLAAAFLKSGATHFIGYSQQVSSDVAKFIGVRFWNKFLTGVAIEKIIFEMRKEISEKFGEGETATFTLCHFGPEFRKDKWFVSRKLFISALALFMALIAGSYLLWKNFNTGDVTNVAYRDIIKNSKSDAAGKIPLNENFENNPKSSKNLSGNKFHKAFKRNRKYPNYENDIFEEVKIEQPAEVSKSKDSVTRTVKKENPPSISKPYIPKNLKEMISEIKSPQLKNAVEKFLNEEHTLIGFEVRKRIVQDILQLDENEDFKYYQFKNKTGFSN; encoded by the coding sequence ATGATCAAGATAAGAATACTTGCGAAATATTCCTATAAAAACAATTTTACAGAATTCCCAGATGCAGAGATTTTTATCGAGGACCAGGAAAATCTAAAAGGGGGAGTCGAAGAAATTCGGGTTGTTAGCGGCGCATTAATCAAGAATTATATTAAGGAATGGAATGTATATGTAAAAAGAATTTTAATCTTGAAACAAAATTCTCCCGATGATTTATTAGTAGATAAAGAAATACAAAGTAAACTAATAAAAAAATCCAATTCTTTAAAGTCACTACTCTTTCAAAACCTTGAGCCTTTTGGATCAATTCACAAATTGAATTCATCAAGACCAATCTTATTTGTCACCGACCCTGAATTTGCGGCAGTCCCCTATGAGATTCTTCCATCAAACAAAAATTTATTATATAAAAACAACCCTGTTATACGGCAAATTCGTTCAGAAAGAGTGGAAAAGAGTCGCCATAAAAAAAAAGGGATTTTGTTAGTTTCGAACTTTCATGAAAACAAAATCATTACAGAGTCTGTTAAGGAAGAATGTTACAAAATCAAAGAAATTCTTTCTTCGAAATTCAAGGAAGATGACCTTATTTCCCTATCTGACCGAAATTTAACCCGGAGCCGGTTCTTGGAAGAGTTGCCAAATATTTCTTATCTGCATTACGCAGGTCATTCAGAAAGATCAGGGATTCAATTTTCAGATGGGGAAATGCTTACAGACACAGAAATCGGAAAACTAGGACTCGGAAACCTTAAGATTGTATTTTTCAACAGTTGCTTTTCAGGTTTTCACTCTAAGGAAATTGTTGGACTGGCGGCGGCTTTTTTGAAGAGTGGCGCGACTCATTTTATCGGATATTCACAGCAGGTATCAAGCGATGTCGCCAAATTTATAGGCGTTAGGTTTTGGAATAAATTTCTCACCGGCGTAGCCATCGAAAAGATTATTTTTGAAATGCGAAAAGAAATTTCAGAAAAATTCGGAGAAGGAGAAACAGCTACTTTTACATTGTGTCATTTCGGTCCGGAATTCCGGAAGGATAAGTGGTTTGTATCGCGAAAACTTTTTATCTCTGCTTTAGCTTTGTTCATGGCATTGATTGCTGGAAGTTATCTCTTATGGAAGAATTTTAATACTGGGGATGTAACTAACGTAGCATACAGAGATATAATCAAAAATAGTAAATCCGATGCAGCAGGGAAAATTCCATTGAATGAAAATTTTGAGAATAATCCAAAATCGTCAAAGAATTTATCAGGGAACAAGTTTCATAAAGCATTCAAAAGAAATAGAAAATATCCAAACTATGAAAATGATATTTTTGAGGAAGTGAAAATAGAACAGCCGGCAGAAGTTTCAAAATCAAAAGACTCGGTAACCAGGACAGTTAAAAAAGAAAATCCTCCCTCAATTTCTAAACCCTATATTCCAAAAAATCTGAAAGAGATGATCTCTGAAATAAAATCTCCTCAATTGAAAAATGCAGTGGAAAAATTTTTGAACGAGGAGCATACGTTAATAGGATTTGAAGTCCGAAAAAGAATTGTTCAGGATATTCTTCAGCTGGATGAAAATGAAGATTTTAAATACTATCAATTTAAGAATAAAACAGGATTTTCCAATTGA
- a CDS encoding tetratricopeptide repeat protein translates to MKIKLTLTIVAIGFWFCSSPPPVKEEAVIEKKALTEEEKQERYNEIVNELNTYGDQRDNLFKEIKDLFPDSDYGIYSAIRSDCFASDAEYDSNCISLKLTDLEKKHPKSFLISYTKGKALHAEKKYKKAISQFNKAALLNPEFSRIYQWRSECKNFLSDLDGAIADMQEYLKRSPEDGMNWFNIGAFKQQKEQKAKRDEREYCLDFKKASDLGFTHQNQDTVIRNHCGDFSMPMYSLKWFMAIPSICSKPQPAAVVTHMIDNGCKLTANAENAPGLIHLDCKENPIIAQTGESTVVFVTSQEKCRTILKVMKDIDKKSK, encoded by the coding sequence ATGAAAATCAAACTCACACTTACGATAGTCGCCATCGGTTTCTGGTTCTGCTCTTCACCTCCTCCTGTAAAGGAAGAGGCGGTTATTGAAAAAAAGGCTCTTACAGAGGAGGAAAAGCAAGAAAGATACAATGAAATAGTCAATGAGTTAAATACATATGGAGATCAAAGGGATAATTTATTCAAAGAGATAAAGGATCTATTTCCCGATTCTGATTATGGAATTTACAGTGCGATAAGGAGTGATTGTTTCGCATCAGATGCAGAATATGATTCGAATTGCATTTCGTTGAAATTAACGGATCTTGAAAAAAAGCATCCAAAATCTTTTTTGATATCATACACAAAGGGGAAAGCCCTTCACGCAGAAAAAAAATATAAAAAAGCCATTTCACAATTTAATAAAGCCGCTTTATTGAATCCGGAATTTTCAAGAATCTACCAGTGGAGATCAGAGTGTAAAAACTTCCTTTCTGATTTAGATGGTGCGATTGCGGATATGCAGGAATATTTGAAAAGAAGCCCTGAGGATGGAATGAATTGGTTTAACATTGGGGCTTTTAAACAGCAAAAAGAACAGAAAGCAAAACGTGATGAGCGGGAATACTGCCTGGATTTTAAAAAAGCAAGCGACCTGGGGTTTACTCATCAGAATCAAGATACCGTTATCCGCAATCACTGCGGAGATTTTTCGATGCCGATGTATTCGCTGAAATGGTTCATGGCCATCCCTTCTATTTGCTCAAAGCCGCAACCTGCAGCAGTTGTAACACACATGATAGACAATGGATGCAAACTGACCGCTAATGCTGAAAATGCTCCCGGCTTAATACATCTTGACTGCAAGGAAAATCCAATCATCGCACAGACGGGAGAATCTACTGTTGTCTTCGTAACTTCACAGGAGAAATGCAGAACTATTTTGAAAGTTATGAAAGATATAGATAAAAAAAGTAAATAA
- a CDS encoding RNA polymerase sigma factor encodes MKKNLPQLLNECVQGNEGAWRIFIEKYHRLINGTVSKYSNGTEVDDIVQHVYEKLIEKDYNLLNNFQGESEAGFIVYLKRISQNIALSESRNHNRKDKYINGAEHDLVFYADKRTGHEILLEEFMENKNIQEAIMKLDLPYREVIVLRMEGYKFKEIAEIVNAPLNTVLTQFDRAKKKLKNFLPDEIIS; translated from the coding sequence GTGAAAAAAAATCTTCCTCAACTCCTGAATGAATGCGTGCAAGGCAATGAAGGGGCATGGAGAATTTTTATTGAGAAATACCACCGTCTAATAAACGGGACTGTAAGTAAATATTCCAACGGCACAGAGGTTGACGATATCGTGCAACATGTGTATGAAAAACTGATTGAGAAAGATTACAATTTGCTGAACAATTTTCAGGGTGAAAGCGAAGCAGGATTTATCGTTTATCTGAAACGCATTTCGCAAAATATTGCGCTTTCAGAGTCCAGAAATCATAATAGAAAAGATAAATATATTAATGGCGCTGAACATGACCTTGTTTTTTACGCTGACAAAAGAACGGGACACGAGATTCTTTTAGAAGAATTCATGGAAAATAAAAATATACAGGAGGCAATCATGAAACTAGACCTGCCGTATAGAGAAGTCATTGTTCTTAGAATGGAAGGGTATAAATTCAAAGAAATTGCGGAAATCGTAAATGCGCCACTGAATACAGTATTGACCCAGTTTGACAGGGCAAAAAAAAAGTTAAAAAATTTTCTCCCGGATGAAATAATTTCGTGA
- a CDS encoding tetratricopeptide repeat protein encodes MSEMFKEINEYIDKRETEGYLDKAVAALLDLKSKHPDNEIICGKLSSAFFYKGLFEKDPKKQELYYEHGTNYGKESITMNPKDVYGNFWYASNVGMLGLCRGIMASLASIEPLRKSMEVVLKENENFYFAGPHRALGRLYHQAPGWPISIGSKSKALEHLEKAVQIAPEFFNNRVFLAELYIDIGKKDKAKEHLEWLSKAEPKQEHKNEDLPYKEKGMQILKSYFG; translated from the coding sequence ATGAGCGAAATGTTCAAAGAAATAAACGAGTATATCGACAAAAGAGAAACGGAAGGATATTTAGATAAAGCAGTTGCAGCACTTTTGGATTTGAAGTCTAAGCACCCGGACAACGAAATAATCTGCGGAAAGTTATCCAGTGCTTTTTTTTATAAGGGGCTATTTGAAAAAGACCCCAAAAAACAAGAGCTTTACTACGAACACGGAACAAACTATGGCAAAGAATCCATTACAATGAATCCGAAAGATGTTTACGGGAATTTTTGGTATGCTTCCAATGTAGGGATGCTCGGTCTTTGTAGGGGGATCATGGCTTCTCTTGCTTCTATTGAGCCTCTCCGAAAAAGTATGGAGGTAGTTCTAAAAGAAAATGAAAACTTCTATTTTGCAGGGCCCCACAGGGCACTCGGAAGGCTATACCACCAAGCACCCGGTTGGCCTATTTCTATCGGTAGTAAGTCCAAAGCCTTAGAGCATCTAGAAAAAGCAGTTCAAATTGCGCCTGAGTTTTTTAACAACAGAGTGTTTCTGGCTGAGCTGTATATTGATATAGGAAAAAAAGACAAGGCAAAAGAGCACTTAGAATGGTTGTCCAAGGCAGAGCCGAAACAGGAACACAAAAACGAAGACCTTCCTTACAAAGAAAAAGGAATGCAGATTTTAAAATCTTATTTTGGTTAA
- a CDS encoding putative toxin-antitoxin system toxin component, PIN family: protein MLKIVIDANIIVSALITEGFSSKIITDLVLNKKVLLCISEAVFDEYVDVLNRPKFSVYSEFQSRANFVLNAINNVALKFFPDIKIDLISDESDNKFLELAIFAKIDYLITGNTNDFIETCYENIKIVTPREFCENIII from the coding sequence TTGCTAAAAATCGTCATTGATGCAAATATAATTGTTTCTGCATTGATTACCGAAGGCTTCTCCTCGAAAATAATCACAGATCTTGTGTTGAATAAAAAAGTTCTATTATGTATTTCGGAAGCGGTCTTTGACGAGTATGTCGATGTCTTAAATCGCCCAAAATTTTCAGTGTATAGTGAGTTTCAAAGCAGGGCAAATTTTGTTTTGAATGCAATCAACAATGTTGCTTTAAAATTCTTCCCAGATATCAAGATAGATTTGATTTCAGACGAGTCTGACAATAAATTTCTTGAGTTAGCAATTTTCGCAAAAATCGATTACTTGATTACAGGAAACACCAACGATTTTATTGAGACTTGTTACGAAAATATAAAAATTGTTACTCCTCGAGAATTTTGCGAAAATATTATTATATAA